GATAGCTTCGGCGTAGCCCGTGACGGCTGAAGCAATGGTAGCATTGGTGCCATCGATCAGGAGCTGAACAGGCGCCGGTTGGCCCGCCTGAAGCCGCGCTTCAAAATCCGGTGGAATAACCAGCCCGACACGAATGACTTCGTGGTCAATAAGCGGGGCAATCTCGCGTGGGTCGTTTACCTGTCGCTTCAGCTCAAAATATTCGGTGATCGCAAAACGACGGATCAGCTCGCGGCTGGATGCCGAACGGTTCTGATCACACACGCCCAGGGCCAGATTGCGTACATCGAACGTGAGCGCATAGCCGAACAGGATCAGTAGAAAAGCCGGCAGGGCGATGAGCATGCCCAGCGAAAGAGGATCACGCCGAATCTGCGTAAGTTCCTTGACGAGCAGGGTGGTGATCAGCTGAAGCGCACGCATGGCCAGCTCAGGCTTCCGTGGGAGGATGTTCGATCAGATGTAGGAATACGTCTTCGAGTGTGGGCCTGACGGGGCGGATGGCAGTGACCGTCAACCCTGCTGCACGCAGGCGATCTACAAGGGCAGTGGGGGGAAGAGAACGATCCGCAAGGGTTACGTGAATACGGCTGCCAAAGGGGGCGGCCTCGAACACCTCGGGCATCTGGCGGAGCTGTTCCAGGGCAGCGAGCAGCGGTGTACCTTCCAGCTCGTACAGAGGACGCGTCAGATAGCGCGCTTTCAGCGCTTCAGGTGTGCCGAGTGCAATGAGTCGGCCATTGTGGATGAGCCCCAGCCGGTTGCAGTACTCGGCTTCGTCCAGATAGTGTGTGGTGACGAATACCGTCGTGCCCTCGGCTGCCAGCTCGGCGATCAGATCCCAGAAGCGACGTCGAGCCAGGGGATCGACTCCGCTGGTTGGCTCATCCAGAAACACCACCGGTGGTTCATGAAGCAGGGCGCTGGCCAGGGCCAGCCGTTGCCGCCAGCCTGTGGGTAGCTCCCGCACCAGGCGCCGTTCCTGTCCGCTGAGCCCTACGCGCTCGATGACCGCGCGAATGCGAGCGTCCAGCTGGCGTCCCGTCAGTCCATAGGCTGTCCCGAAAAAATGCAGGTTTTCTAGGCCGGTCAGGTCTTCATAAAGCGAGAACTTCTGGGCCATGTAGCCGATGGCCTGACGCACACGGTAGGGCTCACGGGCTACATCAAATCCGGCCACGCGGGCTGTGCCTTCTGAGGGGGGAAGCAGACCACAGAGCATCCGAATGGTTGTCGATTTGCCGGCTCCGTTGGCTCCCAGAAAGCCAAAGATTTCACCAGCTTCCACCTGAAACGTCACGTGATCGACAGCGGTGAAATTTCCAAAGCGACGGGTCAGGTTGCGTACGTCGATGGCGAGGGTGCTCATCGTAACGTTTCCGTCAGCGTACCGGTAGCCTGTTGCAATGTCAGCCAGGCGAGGGCGCAGGCTATCTGGGCCTGGATTTCACGGGTACGTGCCTGGGCCAACGCCGTTTCTGCATCGAGCAGGTCGCGGCTGGTGCGTAGGCCCTGGGCAAACTGATTGCGTACCAGGGCATAGCGGGCTTTGGCCTGCTGGACCACCAGGCGTGCCAGGCGCAGTTGTTCGTAAGCCTGTTCGACGCTAAGCTGAGCCTGCGTGAGCGCTACGTTCAGCGCGCGGAGTGTTGACGCTTCACGGGCTTCGGCCTGGCGGCGGAGTGCTGTAGCTTCGGCCATCTGGTGATGCGTGCGCAGGCCGTTCCACAGGTCGAACGTCAGCGATAGCCCGATTTCCCAGGTTCCCTCAAAGCGATCCTGCAGAGGAATGATGCGTGGGTTGGGGCGGGCATACAGGTAGCGGCCAACAAGTGCCACCTGTGGCCACCGGCTGGCCTGTGCCATGGAACGCAGAGCCTCGGCACGGGCTATGGTGTGTCGGAGAGCGGCCAGCTCAGGCCGTTTCTGCAGCGCCAGCGCCCAGAGGCTGTCCAGTGAAGGTACGGGCCGCCGGGTGGTGTCCGGACGATCGGTCAGCCGGAGCGGTGTGTTCGGCGGCAGGCCCACCAGGCTGTTTAACACGACGGCGGTGAGCTGTACGGCATGACGTCGTCGCAGGGCTTCAAGGCGGGCCTGTTCCAGGGCTACCTCGACATCGAGCACTTCGCTTTCGAGTAGCAGACCCTGAGCCTGGCGGTTGCGTGCGTCCGTTAGATGGGCTTCCAGCCGGCGTACGTTTTCGTCAGCTGCCCGGGCCAGCGCTTCGGCTTCCACATGCTGCCAGTAGGCGGTGGCAATACGGTAGGCAAGCGCTTCGCGCCGGACATTGCGCTCAGCAGCCGTGGCGGCTGCTTCCTGACGAGCGGCCTGCAGCTGTGCGCGAAGCCGTCCACCCTGAAAAAGGGGTTGCTGCAGCAAAAGCTGCACCCGATACTGGTTCGGGATGTTGGGCGTGATTTCGATAGGTTCCGTGTCTGGTAGCGGCATCGTGATAACGAACGGGGTGATCTCACTCAGCCGCTGGTAGCTTATCGAAAATTGCAATCGGGGCTGCAAGGCGGCCCGGGCCTGACCGATGCGAGCTTGCGCGGCTGCAACGGCGGCCTCGGCGGTGGCCAGGTCGGGGTGTGTCTGCAGCCCTCGTGCGATAGCCTCAGCCAGCGTTAGCCGTACAGGTTGCGCCTGTAGCGGGAGCACCAGCACGGTGCACAGGAACAGACCTGGTAGCCCGTGCAACATCCGGCAGGATGATCGATACTTCATCGTATATCGCCAATTTACTTTAATGTTGCAGAATGTCTGGTCAGGTGGGCAAGAAAGACATTTTCCATGGTAGGGGTGATGGGCTGGCAGGCATGTACCTGGATGGCGTCGTCGTTTTTAAGGCGATGCAAGAGAGGAGGTAATTCGTTGTCGTGATCGAGCAGCAGGTGAATCCGATTACCCACAAGCTGCACGCGATGTGCGTCGAGCCAGGTACGAAGACGTCGGGCGGCTTCCCGTACGGGGGTGACGCTCAGCTCAAACAGGTGGCCTGGCAATGAGGTCCGTAGTGCCGCGGGAGTGTCGAGCGCCAGGATGTGGCCCTGGTGTAGCAGCGCCACGCGGTGGCAGCGTTCGGCTTCGTCGAGATAAGGAGTGGTCAGCACAATGGTCAGCCCCTCGTGCTGAAACGTCACGAGTAATTCCCAGAACTGGCGTCGGGCGACAGGATCGACGCCAGTGGTGGGTTCATCGAGCAAGAGCAAGCGCGGACGGTAAACGAGCGTGCAGATGAGCGCCAGTTTTTGCTTCATGCCGCCTGAGAGATGCTCGGCCCGTCGATGGCGAAACGGTGCCAGTCCGGTCGTCTCCAGCAGCTGTTCCTGCCAGGTGTGGTCGGTGCCACTGCCGTGCAGGCGGGCAAAAAAGCGCAGATTTTCCTCGACGGTCAGGTCGCCATAGAGCGAGAATCGCTGGGCCATGTAGCCGATGAGTGGACGAATGCGACGGGCCTCGGTGGCCAGGTTGTGGCCGAAGACGCGCACGACGCCTTCGTCTGGCTGTGCAATGCCAGCGATCAGGCGTAGCAGTGTGGTTTTGCCGGCGCCGTCAGGACCGACCAGCCCGAACATTTCCCCCTCGCTCACTGAGAGCGACACGCCAGCCAGCGCGGTGATCGACCCAAAGCGTTTGATAAGGGTGCGGAGCTCAACGACAGGGATTGCCATGGCGTTCAGGTGGTAGGTTGCAACGTGGCATCGGCCGGCATGCCGGGTTTGAGCAGGCCTTCTGGGTTAGGGAGCGCCACCTTGATGCGAAAGACCAGGCGTGTGCGCTCTTCTTTTGTCTGTACGTTACGGGGCGTGAATTCTGCCTCGGGAGCGATATAGGTGACGCGGCCCTTGAAGGTGCGGTCGGGCCAGGTATCGACGCGTATCGTAACGGGCTGTCCGTACTGCACGGTGCCGATCATGGGTTCGGGGATGTAGAGCTGCACATAAACCGTGTCGAGGCGGATCAGCGTCAGCAACACCGAGCCGGGGGTAGCCAGCTCACCGGAGTCAGCCACGCGGCGGCTGATGATACCGTCGGTCGGTGCTTCGAGGCAGGCATCCTCAAGCTGATGGCGGAGCAGGTCACGTCGGGCTTCAGCCTGAATGACGCGGGCACGTGCGATCGCCAGTTCTTCTGGACGGGCAAGATGGCGTAGCTTTTCAAGCTGTGCCTGAGCCGCTTGATATTCGGCTTCGGCGAGTTGAAGCTGTAACCGGACATCTTCAAGCTGGCGATCGGTAGCGCTGCCTTCCGCATGAAGGGTTTCGAGACGGGCCGCATCGCGCTGAGCCTGCTCCAGGCGCAATCGAGCCTGGGTCAGCCGGGCTTCAGCCTGCCGAAGATCTTCAGCGCGAGCGCCGGCTTCGAGCAGAGCCAGCCGGGCACGCGCAGCTACTACCTCAGCTTCCGCCTGGCGTAGCTGGAGCACGAGTTGGGTCGTGTCCAGGCATACCAGAGGCTGACCACGGGCGACCCGGTCGCCTTCGTCCACAAAGAACTGAACGATTTCGCCAGTGCTTCGAGCCGCAAGCTGGATGTCGGTGGCTTCAATCGTACCGGAGACTTCAAGCACATCGGGGTGGGCGGCCTGGCAACCGACCAGCACGCCGGTCATCAGCAGCGCAAACAGATGGAGTGTACGCATGAGGATTCGGAGTTTAGGTCGAAGGATTCGGAGCTGAAGCAAGCAGGTCGATGGCTTTTCGGAAGTCGTCACGGGCCGTATCAGTCAGCATTCCTTCGAAAAACAGTTGAATCAACATACGAATCACTGATGGTGCCGTGTAGGGAAGGTTCGTGAGGGCGGTCGGGTTGACCAGACGTTCGATCGCTGCCAGAAAACTCTGAAGCATCACGTCCACGGGTATGTCGGACCGGATGATACCGGAAGCCTGTCCTTCTGTGAGCACCCCTTCCAGCAAACGCGTGAGGGTCTCTGCACGAAAGCGCTCGGTTTCTGCCCATACCTCAGGTAGAAACCGGGCCAGATCTTCGAGAAACGACTTTTCAAGCTGGCGCAGGTGTCGAGCCGCTTCGGCAAAGGCCCGGGCCAGACGCTCGGGAAGGGGTAGGGTACGATTTTCGAAAATGCCGGCCAGACTTTCAGCTGCCCGGCTACGGAAGCGATCCATGACGGCGGCAGCCAGGGCTGCCTTGGTGGGAAAGTGCTGATAGAGTGTTTTCTTGCTCATGCCCAGCTCGCGTGCTAAGGCATCCATGGTTACCCGCGCGTAGCCTTCCCGAAAGAAGCGTTGCTGAGCTACCTCCAAGATGCGTCTGCGCACGGCCACCAGAGAAGTAGTTGATGGAACCATAGAAACTAAAACAGTTCTTTTAGTTTCCAATAAAAACATCTTTTATTGCAACGTCAAATGAAGTGTATGTGAAGAAAAAGCCATGGGTAAGCGCGAGCATTTAGCGTTTATGGTCTGAGTATCAGGACATGCATGAATGGGATGGGGACGGGTCATCTACTTGTCCCATGGTCCTATGTTGTGAAATAAGTTCTTATTTTTCAATTGGTAAATCGTTTTAATCGCACCTTTTTGATATTGAAAGACCTTTAAATCATACTTATATTAAAATCCCGTCCGTCAATATGCTAAGATGATATTGATCTAAATTAAGATGAAAAAAGAATATAAATGAAACAATCCATTTACTCATGCCCATTCTTATCTCTTTTCTGTCATACTTAAAATTTTTGAAGAGTTCGACATCGGTAAAGAGGCTAAAATTCTGGATGCTGGTTGTGGTGGAGGAGGAATAATGGGTGAAATCTATAATCTATAAAAGAGGATATAAAAATATATTCGGATTCGATATATCTCATTCTGGAATTGAAGTGGCCAAAAATGCTTATCCTGAACTTTCTAAAAGATTTGTGATCCACGATGCCTATAATCCAGATCTTCCTTATGATTTTCCAGAATGCTTCGATGTAGTGTTATCTGTCTAAGTAATAGAGCATCTGTTTCTGCCACGAATCTACTTAGATAATATCCATTATTGGTTAAATCCTATAAATAGAGGTATTCTTATTTTAATTACCCCTTATCATGGTTACCTGAAAAATTTATTCATTACTCTTTTAAATAAAGCGGATGGGCATTATAATCCACTTGCTGATTTTGGACATATTAAGTTCTTTTCTAAAAAGACTATTTATGCTATATCCATTTATGTTATATTAAGAGAAAGAAATTTTGTGCCTCTTAGATTCTATGATGTAGGGAGAGTATCTTATTTTTAGAAATCTATGATTATTGTAGCAAAAAAGAAATGATGGGAATCTTGGATGCGTCATAGATGCTCTGTATATAGAGAGCAAATCCAATTAAACCAAAAGGATCGATAACCGATGCGCACCACCAAATGAATAGTGTTTCGATTGGCATCCTTGCTGGGGTTGAGAATGTTGGTCGTTTATTCGTTCCCTAACAATCTGTTTGGGAGCTTTACGCGGCCGCCAGCAAGTTGTCGCGATCGTGCCTGAACGTTATGCAACCTACCTCATCACTGAAGAAATACACATACTTGAATTTAAGCTCAAGGCTTCGAGCCGAGTTGAAAACGTTTCCGGACGAGTGCTGAGCTCTTTCGCTTTGCAACATCGAGAGTGCCGCGCCATCCCATTGGTTTGAGATACCCTGCTCAGAGGGCGAACCGATACGCCCACACAGGCGGTGGAAGTCGTATTTCTACTGCATGGGGAACCATTCCAGCAGGGGTGGATTTTTATCTACCTTGGCAACCGGCAGGGTCACTCCAGGCCGAGCACGTCGGGGCCCTGGATGAAGACAATATCCACCGGGATGCCTGCCTGCTGGAGACGGGCCAGGTCCGCGCGGAGTGTGTCGTCCATCTGACCATAGCGTGCAACAAAAGCGGACGTGGCCGCATAGTCGCCGTCGCCCTGCAGGCGAAGGATCTGTTCCGAGAGCGCATCGACAGCGGCCTGCATGCGCTCGGGCACAACGCGGTAGGTGCCGGTGGCCGCGTCACGTATGAAAGCGCCCTGCTCCTTGAAAAAGTTGAATCGAATCAGGTTGGCCCGGCCATGGGCACTGGCGGCGCCAAAGCGGATCGAGCGAAAGATGCTGGCCAGGAAGGTTACGTAGTGATCCATCGGATCAGCTTCCCACTCGTCACGCTCGATCAACCAGGTGACCATGTACAGGCCGAGCACGTCCGCTTTGCCCTCTTCCATGGTAGTGTACAGGTCCCGAAGCGCCTCACGTACGGTTCCACGACCAGTGATTGTGTGCTTGATGCCCAGCCCATGCGCGACTTCATGGAACATGGTATTGCCGAAGAAGGCATCAAACGTAATGTGTGACCGCTGGTCTTCGGCAATCAACACCTCGGCTATGGGCAGCAGGATTTTTTCAAACTTGGCCCGCATGACGTTCTTGAGCTGCAGGCGGCGTGTGCCTTTTTCGAGCTGGACGCGTTCGTCATTTGGCAGGTTGACGGCTATAGTCTTCGCCCCCGCATTGGCATCCCCGGCATAGTAGAGCGCATCATAGGCGCCGAGATCCGAGTCGGTGCCTGGTTGTTCGCGTTTGTAGGCGTCCGGGACAGGCAGGGCAGCCTGCAGTTCGGGCAATAGCGTGGTGTACCGGCTGAGACGCTCGCTCCAGGCACGGTCCTTAAGCAGTACGAAAGCCTCGGCCGCTGCCTTGTAGCCAAAGAGCTGATCTTCGTAGGTTTCAATTGGACCAATGATCACCTCGATTGTGTTTGTTTTCATGTCGAGCCAGGCCCGATCGCTTTCGTAGTAGTCGTCGGTCAACAGCGCTTCAGCTCGGCGCGTGAGATAGTGACGGAGGCCTTCGTCCTCAGCCAGTTCAGCCGCCTGACGAAGCAGATTGGCTGCACGCTGGACGTGCGATGCAAAAAACTCGTGATAGGGAATAGCAATGAGCCGGCCCCGTGCATCCCGTCGTACCATGGTGTAAAGACTGCGCAGCGCCTCATTCTGAGCGGCCGCGGCCTCAAACTCCTCACGTGTCATGTCGGACGGATAGAAGTTAGCCCCCGGCGGTTTGGGGCCTATCCCTTCAAGGAAGGGGCGATTCCCGTCGAGTCGATCCCAGGGACCGTAGTTGATTTCGGCAAAGCGCCGCAGGCCGGGGTCTTCGATGGTAGCCAGCAGTGAATCCAGGTTGCCGTAGGCCTGTACTTTGAAGATGGCGTCCATTTCGCGGGCCGCTTCAATGAGCAGGCGCAGCATCTGACGCTGATTATCTGAAAGCCCGCTCAGGTCCGCTTTGAGTTGGAACGGCGCGTATTTACGCAGTAGCGCCTGTGCTTCAGGCGAAGCATCCGCTATGGTCAACACGGTATCGTGATGGGTTTCGAGCATGGTCTCCGGCGCTTCACAGGCAAAAAATACTACCAAAAGGAGTAAGCGTAGCCCCGAACGCATGGTTTCCTGGTCAGCATGTTTTCACGTTTGTACGAAAATGGAAGATGCGGTACAGATAGCTTATTTGCAAGTGACAGGAGCCCTGAGCCGCTTCCTGATGAGGCCCGGCAATCCTGGGAAGTATCTGGCTGAGATGAAGCGTTATGTATGGCGACGTCCTTATTGATCGATTCTGAAACTGAGTAGACCCGTGCTTCAGAGCAATGAGGAGAGGATGAGGTTTGCTTTAATGCTGTATCCGTATGGGGGGTGCTGCGATGCAGGGTTGGTCACGTTAGGAGGCAGCTTCTTCGGTTGTTCATGGAGGGTGAGGTTTCAGCGTGAAGTCCCCGAGCCCGTGCGTGCGGCACGCAGCCGGTCGAAGAACTCCTGTTGGGGAGTACCCGGGGGTACGTCGTAGGGATGGGCGGGCAACTCCACGCGCTTCAAAATGGGATACCGCTTCTTGTAGATGAAAGGCCGCGGACGTCCTTCTGGATCTTCGCCAATCACCAGTACCGTGGTGCCCTGCTTGATGATTTTGCCCTTTCGCGATGCGATGCCGCTGCCACCTGCAGTTGTCTGCCAGGGATCAGCCCAGTAAAAGACCCACTTCGCGTCCGCATCAATCAGTCGTACGCAACCATGGCTGGCAGGCCCACCGGTGGGCATCGGATACTGATGCACATGAATGCCACGTGCATCGTGGAAATTGAAGACCCAGTACATTTCCCAGGGTTCGCCGGGTGGGCTGAGTGAGGAGATGCGGTATTCTTCCTTCCAGTTAAAGTTAAAGCGGCCATTTGGCGTGGGATTTTCGGGAGACCCTGTGTTGATCACGCCCCAGCGCACCAGCTTGCCGTATTCGTAGGCGCCAAAGGCTTGAATGGATTTGTCCATGATGAACAGCTTGTCGAAGTCACGGCCGCCTGGATAGTAACGAGGGAAGGGGGAGTAAGCACGAAAGTCCAGGTCGAACTGGTTGGGAATAACCAGCGTGTCGCCAATCCGGAGGTTACGGATGAGAACGCGATTGAGCAACTCTACCAGGCGTGCGCGTTTGCGGCCCAGCTCCAGGTCGCCGTCGCCCAGCTCCTTGTAGAGCGTATTGCGTGCCAGCACGTTGTTCCCGGAGCTGTGGTGCAGGATGTAATAATGATATTGCACTTCGGGGATGGCATCGAGCTCATCATACTGGTGCTCCAGGATGTCTTCCAGCGCCGTCTGGTTGATGTAGTCCTGGGCCTGCAGCGTCTGTGACTGTAGGAACAGCAGCAGGAGCAATCCGAATGCACGACGACCCATGCCAGTGCCCACATGATGGTCTGCTTTTCCGATGGTCTAACACAGACGAAGAGACGCCGTTCCGTTCCTTTCTATTGGGCTATAAAGGCGAGGGTAGCCAGCCCATCTCCGTTATTCCGATGGAGAGCCCGCAATTTGGCTTCAGGCAGGCCACCGATGTGTTACAGGCGTAACGGTCCATGAAAGGCGCCACACAAGGACAATGTAACATGCCGCACGGCCTGGCCACGAAGCCTGAGGCAGCTCCCGAGCCACTCAGGGAGCGCGGCAGCCCTCTGTCTGCAATTTTTGAATGGCTTCGGGGATGCCCAGCACGATCAGAATGTCGCCGGGTTGCAGGCGCGCATTGGCGCCCGGATTATAACGAATCTCGCCAGTCCGGGCATCGACAATAGCTACTACGATAGCGTTGTAGTGTTGACGAAAGTTGCTCTCGGCCAGCGTTTTGCCAGCTAGAGGCGCGCCGGGCTCGATTGGAATCTCTTCCATCTGCAAGCCCAGGGCTCCGGTGCCCAGCACGCGTTCCATAAAGGCATCAACGTAAGGGCGTAGCACCACCTGGGCCATACGATCGGCGCCGACCTCGCTGGGAGCGATCACCTTGTTGGCACCGGCTCGTAGCAGTTTACGCACGTTTTTGTGATCGTTGGTGCGTGCCAGAATGAACACATCGGGGTTGAGCTCGCGGGCCAGCAGGGTCACGAACACGCTGGCGCTGTCGTCGGCCATGGCCAGAATCAGCGCGCGGGCCCGGTCGATGCCAGCCTGGCGCAGTGTTGCTTCCTCTTCGGCATCGCCAGCCACGAAGATCAGATGGGCCGCCCGCAGGTCTTCCAGCGGCTCGGTGGCTCGTTCGATGACGACAACAGGACGGCCGGCCTGGAGCAGGTCTTCTACAATGCGTCGGCCCACGCGGCCGTAGCCGCAGACGATAAAGTGGTCTCGCATGGCACGCAGCTTCCGTCGGAGGTAACGATCTCGAAAGGTCGTGTTGCTCAGGATAAACTGAACCATTCGGGTGGCAATAAAGGCAACGGTTCCGATGCCAGCCAGTGCAATCAATACCGTAAAGAGTCGACCGGCTTCGGATAGCGGGCGCACTTCCGAAAAGCCAATGGTAGTGAGCGTGATAAAGGTCATGTAGAAGGCTTCGATCCACGTCCAGCCTTCGATGATGCGGTAGCCGATTGTGCCGCCCAACAGGATAAACAGGAGAAGCAGCGAGCCCAGCAGAATCTCGCGTTGTTCTGCCTCGGTATGGACGAGCCAGTGCAGCAGGCGTTCCAGAAGATGCACGGGGGTCGACATGAATGCTACGCTGCAGGCGTCAGCGTGAAGACATGGGCATGCCAGCTCTGACCGGCAGGCTTTTCAAAACCACCCTGGCGCAGGGCACCGACGGTGGTCAGTGATAGATCGAACACCGGGGTTTCCGCCGTCACTTTCCCCTCGGCAATCAACCGACGGAACTGGCTCCGGGAAGCATGCTGCACGGTACCATCGGCCGCGCGGTAAAACACCACCAGCGGCGACATCCAGGTAATGCCCAGCGATTCGCCAGCAGCCTGGACGGCTCGCATGGCAGCGTCGATGCTGCACCCAGAGATTGCGCCATCGGGCACGTGGCCAGCCAGTAGCAGGAAGCGTCCATGCAGTACGACGGCCTGCCCGTAAACCGGCCGCCCGTGTGCCTGCCAGTTTGCCAGAAAAGGACGGAGCGCTTCCAGAAGGGTATGGCTTTCCGTTTCTGTAAGCGGCCGATCAGCCGCGAAGATCCACAGACGAGCTTCGTCGGGCAATGCAGCAAACAGCGTCATGGTAGTAAGGATTCAGACTATGTAGCCTATGCTCTTAAACGCTGGCCAGCTCAGAGAGATCTATCAGCTTCATCGTCTGCATCTGGCTCGCCATCCAGGGAGAGCTGGCGGATGCGTAGCTCGGCCGTTTGAAGACGTTCCATACAGTAGCGGGCCAGCCTGAGGCCTTCTTCATAGGCCAGCAGGGAGGCTTCCAGATCCAGCTCGTCGGCCTCCAGGTGGTGCACAATCTGCTCCAGGCGTGTCAGTGCTGCTTCAAAAGAAAGAGGCTGGTCGGAAGGTGTGGGCGTTGTCTCCATGCATCCGACAAATCTGTTATGATTACGGTTGGTGGGCTTGCAAACCTGAAAAAATATGCAATAGCTTCGGCCAGAAAGCAAGCCATAGAAGTTATGGATCTGGGTCTGAAAGGAAAAGTGGCGATTGTCACGGGGGCCAGCCGGGGCATCGGGCAGGGGATTGCGCGGAGTCTGGCGGCCGAAGGGTGTCGGCTGGTCATTTGCGCACGTGGCGCCGAGGCGCTGGAGGCTACGGCCGAGATGTTGCGGGAACAGGGGGCCGAAGTTGAAGCGCTCACACTCGACGTGACGCATCCGGAGGCTGGCGTCCGGCTGGTGCAGGCTGCCTGTGAACGCTTCGGGCAGGTGGACATCCTGGTAGGAAACGCGGGAGGAAACCGGCGGGGCTATTTTGAAGCAACGTCCGAAGATGACTGGTCGGCGCTTATCGAACTGAACCTGCGGGCGCACCTGCGGTGCGCACGGGCGGTGATTCCGGTCATGAAGACCCAGGGCGGCGGCGCCATTGTGTTTATTGCGTCGATCTTCGGGCGGGAGGCGGGTGGTCCCGGGCTTTCCATTTATAACAGCACCAAATCGGCCCTGATCAGTGCAGCTAAAATCCTGGCGCTGGAGTTGGCTCCACACAACATCCGGGTCAATACAGTGGCGCCCGGTTCGATTCGCTTTCCGGGTGGTAGCTGGGATCGACGGATGCGGGAAGACCCGGAAGGCACGCGCCAGTTCATTGTGCAGAACATTCCGATGGGGCGGTTCGGGACCGTGCAGGAAGTGGCTGATGTGGTGACGTTTCTGGTATCGGAACGAGCCCGCTGGGTGACCGGGGCCTGCCTGACTGTAGATGGAGGGCAGTCGCGCTCATTGATCTGAGCCAGACCAGGCGGTGAGCGCTTCGGCCAGAAGCAGCCGGTCCGTAGCTCGCACAAATCGGTGGAGAAGCTGGTTAGCTTTCAGCGGCCAGCTTTCGATCATGACCGGATCATCCAGATGGGCTTCATGACGAAAGGTGATGGCC
The genomic region above belongs to Rhodothermus sp. and contains:
- a CDS encoding TolC family protein, yielding MKYRSSCRMLHGLPGLFLCTVLVLPLQAQPVRLTLAEAIARGLQTHPDLATAEAAVAAAQARIGQARAALQPRLQFSISYQRLSEITPFVITMPLPDTEPIEITPNIPNQYRVQLLLQQPLFQGGRLRAQLQAARQEAAATAAERNVRREALAYRIATAYWQHVEAEALARAADENVRRLEAHLTDARNRQAQGLLLESEVLDVEVALEQARLEALRRRHAVQLTAVVLNSLVGLPPNTPLRLTDRPDTTRRPVPSLDSLWALALQKRPELAALRHTIARAEALRSMAQASRWPQVALVGRYLYARPNPRIIPLQDRFEGTWEIGLSLTFDLWNGLRTHHQMAEATALRRQAEAREASTLRALNVALTQAQLSVEQAYEQLRLARLVVQQAKARYALVRNQFAQGLRTSRDLLDAETALAQARTREIQAQIACALAWLTLQQATGTLTETLR
- a CDS encoding efflux RND transporter periplasmic adaptor subunit, which gives rise to MRTLHLFALLMTGVLVGCQAAHPDVLEVSGTIEATDIQLAARSTGEIVQFFVDEGDRVARGQPLVCLDTTQLVLQLRQAEAEVVAARARLALLEAGARAEDLRQAEARLTQARLRLEQAQRDAARLETLHAEGSATDRQLEDVRLQLQLAEAEYQAAQAQLEKLRHLARPEELAIARARVIQAEARRDLLRHQLEDACLEAPTDGIISRRVADSGELATPGSVLLTLIRLDTVYVQLYIPEPMIGTVQYGQPVTIRVDTWPDRTFKGRVTYIAPEAEFTPRNVQTKEERTRLVFRIKVALPNPEGLLKPGMPADATLQPTT
- a CDS encoding ABC transporter ATP-binding protein; this encodes MAIPVVELRTLIKRFGSITALAGVSLSVSEGEMFGLVGPDGAGKTTLLRLIAGIAQPDEGVVRVFGHNLATEARRIRPLIGYMAQRFSLYGDLTVEENLRFFARLHGSGTDHTWQEQLLETTGLAPFRHRRAEHLSGGMKQKLALICTLVYRPRLLLLDEPTTGVDPVARRQFWELLVTFQHEGLTIVLTTPYLDEAERCHRVALLHQGHILALDTPAALRTSLPGHLFELSVTPVREAARRLRTWLDAHRVQLVGNRIHLLLDHDNELPPLLHRLKNDDAIQVHACQPITPTMENVFLAHLTRHSATLK
- a CDS encoding Zn-dependent hydrolase, which gives rise to MRSGLRLLLLVVFFACEAPETMLETHHDTVLTIADASPEAQALLRKYAPFQLKADLSGLSDNQRQMLRLLIEAAREMDAIFKVQAYGNLDSLLATIEDPGLRRFAEINYGPWDRLDGNRPFLEGIGPKPPGANFYPSDMTREEFEAAAAQNEALRSLYTMVRRDARGRLIAIPYHEFFASHVQRAANLLRQAAELAEDEGLRHYLTRRAEALLTDDYYESDRAWLDMKTNTIEVIIGPIETYEDQLFGYKAAAEAFVLLKDRAWSERLSRYTTLLPELQAALPVPDAYKREQPGTDSDLGAYDALYYAGDANAGAKTIAVNLPNDERVQLEKGTRRLQLKNVMRAKFEKILLPIAEVLIAEDQRSHITFDAFFGNTMFHEVAHGLGIKHTITGRGTVREALRDLYTTMEEGKADVLGLYMVTWLIERDEWEADPMDHYVTFLASIFRSIRFGAASAHGRANLIRFNFFKEQGAFIRDAATGTYRVVPERMQAAVDALSEQILRLQGDGDYAATSAFVARYGQMDDTLRADLARLQQAGIPVDIVFIQGPDVLGLE
- a CDS encoding L,D-transpeptidase; this encodes MGRRAFGLLLLLFLQSQTLQAQDYINQTALEDILEHQYDELDAIPEVQYHYYILHHSSGNNVLARNTLYKELGDGDLELGRKRARLVELLNRVLIRNLRIGDTLVIPNQFDLDFRAYSPFPRYYPGGRDFDKLFIMDKSIQAFGAYEYGKLVRWGVINTGSPENPTPNGRFNFNWKEEYRISSLSPPGEPWEMYWVFNFHDARGIHVHQYPMPTGGPASHGCVRLIDADAKWVFYWADPWQTTAGGSGIASRKGKIIKQGTTVLVIGEDPEGRPRPFIYKKRYPILKRVELPAHPYDVPPGTPQQEFFDRLRAARTGSGTSR
- a CDS encoding TetR/AcrR family transcriptional regulator, whose amino-acid sequence is MVPSTTSLVAVRRRILEVAQQRFFREGYARVTMDALARELGMSKKTLYQHFPTKAALAAAVMDRFRSRAAESLAGIFENRTLPLPERLARAFAEAARHLRQLEKSFLEDLARFLPEVWAETERFRAETLTRLLEGVLTEGQASGIIRSDIPVDVMLQSFLAAIERLVNPTALTNLPYTAPSVIRMLIQLFFEGMLTDTARDDFRKAIDLLASAPNPST
- a CDS encoding ABC transporter ATP-binding protein, whose product is MSTLAIDVRNLTRRFGNFTAVDHVTFQVEAGEIFGFLGANGAGKSTTIRMLCGLLPPSEGTARVAGFDVAREPYRVRQAIGYMAQKFSLYEDLTGLENLHFFGTAYGLTGRQLDARIRAVIERVGLSGQERRLVRELPTGWRQRLALASALLHEPPVVFLDEPTSGVDPLARRRFWDLIAELAAEGTTVFVTTHYLDEAEYCNRLGLIHNGRLIALGTPEALKARYLTRPLYELEGTPLLAALEQLRQMPEVFEAAPFGSRIHVTLADRSLPPTALVDRLRAAGLTVTAIRPVRPTLEDVFLHLIEHPPTEA